Proteins from a genomic interval of Diospyros lotus cultivar Yz01 chromosome 6, ASM1463336v1, whole genome shotgun sequence:
- the LOC127804608 gene encoding uncharacterized protein LOC127804608 isoform X1, giving the protein MAYQPVPGTGSGLQFLNYPFGDTTFTKVFVGGLAWETQSETLRRHFEQYGEILEAVVITDKHTGRSKGYGFVTFRDPESAKKACMDPNPVIDGRRANCNLASLGRSPPSLPHGRLRSATPNFGMTSMPRGAYAGSSNFNRPAPYSYQPGVVYPPFGYGGYGPEYVYPQGVYNPYVAQHYLQMYGMPGTVNTNIIPYGQTGHPLPSNHGYTSIQGYAPPVRHVLPYGGAYFSGVTTENIATIQAPYHTGIPPPSPGQTQIMFPARPPNFTQSSSSDQTAG; this is encoded by the exons atggctTATCAGCCGGTTCCGGGAACTGGGTCGGGCTTGCAATTCTTGAACTACCCTTTCGGCGACACCACCTTCACCAAGGTATTCGTGGGAGGCCTGGCCTGGGAAACCCAGAGCGAGACGCTGCGCCGCCACTTTGAGCAGTACGGGGAGATTCTCGAGGCTGTTGTCATAACCGACAAGCACACTGGCCGCTCCAAAGGATATGGCTTT GTAACATTTCGTGATCCTGAATCTGCCAAGAAAGCTTGTATGGATCCAAATCCAGTTATTGATGGGAGGAGAGCAAATTGTAATTTGGCGTCCCTTGGGCGGTCTCCGCCATCTTTGCCTCATG gacGTCTACGATCAGCAACGCCCAATTTTGGAATGACCTCGATGCCTAGGGGCGCATATGCTGGAAGCTCCAATTTCAACCGACCTGCCCCTTACAGCTATCAACCTGGGGTTGTTTATCCTCCATTTGG GTACGGGGGTTATGGGCCTGAATATGTTTATCCACAG GGTGTCTACAATCCTTATGTTGCTCAGCATTACCTTCAGATGTATGGGATGCCAGGCACAGTTAACACAAACATTATCCCCTACGGACAAACGGGTCATCCTCTCCCAAGTAATCATGGGTATACAAGCATTCAGGGGTATGCGCCACCAGTTCGTCATGTTCTTCCTTATGGGGGAGCCTATTTCAGTGGAGTAACCACAGAGAATATAGCAACAATTCAAGCACCATATCATACAG GAATACCTCCACCATCTCCAGGACAGACACAGATAATGTTTCCTGCTCGCCCTCCCAATTTTACTCAGAGCAGCAGTTCTGATCAAACAGCAGGTTGA
- the LOC127804608 gene encoding uncharacterized protein LOC127804608 isoform X2 has translation MAYQPVPGTGSGLQFLNYPFGDTTFTKVFVGGLAWETQSETLRRHFEQYGEILEAVVITDKHTGRSKGYGFVTFRDPESAKKACMDPNPVIDGRRANCNLASLGRSPPSLPHGRLRSATPNFGMTSMPRGAYAGSSNFNRPAPYSYQPGVVYPPFGYGGYGPEYVYPQGVYNPYVAQHYLQMYGMPGTVNTNIIPYGQTGHPLPSNHGYTSIQGYAPPVRHVLPYGGAYFSGVTTENIATIQAPYHTAMSDAQLLCIQKIE, from the exons atggctTATCAGCCGGTTCCGGGAACTGGGTCGGGCTTGCAATTCTTGAACTACCCTTTCGGCGACACCACCTTCACCAAGGTATTCGTGGGAGGCCTGGCCTGGGAAACCCAGAGCGAGACGCTGCGCCGCCACTTTGAGCAGTACGGGGAGATTCTCGAGGCTGTTGTCATAACCGACAAGCACACTGGCCGCTCCAAAGGATATGGCTTT GTAACATTTCGTGATCCTGAATCTGCCAAGAAAGCTTGTATGGATCCAAATCCAGTTATTGATGGGAGGAGAGCAAATTGTAATTTGGCGTCCCTTGGGCGGTCTCCGCCATCTTTGCCTCATG gacGTCTACGATCAGCAACGCCCAATTTTGGAATGACCTCGATGCCTAGGGGCGCATATGCTGGAAGCTCCAATTTCAACCGACCTGCCCCTTACAGCTATCAACCTGGGGTTGTTTATCCTCCATTTGG GTACGGGGGTTATGGGCCTGAATATGTTTATCCACAG GGTGTCTACAATCCTTATGTTGCTCAGCATTACCTTCAGATGTATGGGATGCCAGGCACAGTTAACACAAACATTATCCCCTACGGACAAACGGGTCATCCTCTCCCAAGTAATCATGGGTATACAAGCATTCAGGGGTATGCGCCACCAGTTCGTCATGTTCTTCCTTATGGGGGAGCCTATTTCAGTGGAGTAACCACAGAGAATATAGCAACAATTCAAGCACCATATCATACAG CTATGTCAGATGCTCAATTGCTTTGCATCCAGAAGATTGAATAA